A genomic stretch from Setaria viridis chromosome 1, Setaria_viridis_v4.0, whole genome shotgun sequence includes:
- the LOC117840805 gene encoding glutamate receptor 2.7, translating into MGRLLRCSSFRSVSSSSSLHFRRLVLAWCVVAASLQAATARQVRVGVILNLALPVAQRRKVGIKMALEDYYAAHQGSRTRVVPSFRDSGGEVVGAASAAVDLIKNQQVQAIIGPPSSAETAFVANLGTSTHVPILSSSATSPELSPAQTPFFVRTAANDSFQAAPVAAVLAAFRWHAAVVVYEDSPYGSGILPALADALQGVGARIMERAAVPVDADDGHIDAVLYRFMAMPTRMFVVHMKLFPAARLFRRARKAGMMTNDYAWIATDGVGSAVDALGADDIDAMEGVVSLRPYVQMTEQVRNFSARFRARLRWESPSADIYAHDPTISMLWSYDTAWAVAAAAEAAGVSSPAFQSPHRSTVTDLDRLGVSATGAALLKAVHETTFHGLAGNFKLVDGQLQPPAYEVINIIGKGARSVGFWTPEAGISQALHPNAAKGLKLSTVWPGDATSPPKGWVVSPNGQKLRVAVPVKRGFKQFVDVGNESTTGHQANVTGYCIEVFDAVMRKMPYPVGYEYVPIPNSSESYDKFVSLLPEQRADIIVGDVTITASRMAKVDFSMPFTDSGWSMVVAVRAETSTSMWIFLQPLTTSLWLASFAFFCFTGFVVWAIEHRINPEFRGTPWQQFGLIFYFSFSTLVFAHKEKLESNLSRFVVIIWVFVVLILTSSYTASLTSMLTIQKLQPTVTDVRELQRSGYHIGHQEGTFIVASLQKLGFDKARMKSYSTAEEYADALSRGPANGGVAAVFDEIPYLKLFLSQYCDGYAMVGPVYKTDGFGFVFPLGSPLTPDVSRVVLTLAEGEEMAQIEKKWFGEPGACPSQGSGAAAVGSSNLSFRSFGGLFLITGVVSGLTLLIYLATFVYHERGEVRAAEDEGSGSSSVRRLRAWLRHFDQKDLKCPTFKTWNEVSVRDGSQMQRWVDDTVRNGRGGADSAVPAAGEEEAIGMSPFSISAASEMINAGSSPASELGTSFEQRMQEAPHSAEMTHSVEMMPRSTAS; encoded by the exons ATGGGGAGACTACTACGCTGCTCTTCTTTTcgctccgtctcctcctcctcctccctccacttCCGCCGCCTCGTTCTGGCCTGGTGCGTCGTGGCGGCGAGTTTGCAGGCGGCCACGGCGCGGCAGGTGCGCGTGGGCGTGATCCTGAACCTGGCGTTGCCGGTCGCGCAGCGGCGGAAGGTCGGCATTAAGATGGCCCTGGAGGACTACTACGCCGCGCACCAGGGATCCAGGACCAGGGTCGTGCCGAGCTTCCGGGACTCCGGCGGGGAGGTCGTCGGCGCCGCGTCTGCCG CGGTGGACCTGATCAAGAACCAGCAGGTGCAGGCGATCATcgggccgccgtcgtcggcggaGACCGCGTTCGTGGCCAACCTCGGCACCAGCACGCACGTCcccatcctctcctcctccgccacctccccggAGCTCTCCCCGGCGCAGACACCCTTCTTTGTGCGCACCGCGGCCAACGACTCCTTCCAGGccgcgccggtcgccgccgtcctcgccgcgttCCGGTGGCACGCGGCGGTCGTCGTCTACGAGGACTCGCCCTACGGGTCCGGCATCCTCCCTGCCCTCGCCGACGCGCTACAGGGCGTCGGCGCCAGGATCAtggagcgcgccgccgtgccggtCGACGCCGACGACGGCCACATCGACGCGGTGCTCTACCGCTTCATGGCGATGCCGACGCGCATGTTCGTCGTGCACATGAAACTCTTTCCCGCCGCGCGGCTGTTCCGACGGGCCAGGAAAGCCGGCATGATGACGAATGACTACGCCTGGATCGCCACGGACGGCGTCGGCAGCGCCGTGGACGCGCTGGGCGCCGACGACATCGACGCCATGGAGGGGGTTGTCAGCCTCAGGCCGTACGTGCAGATGACGGAACAGGTAAGGAACTTCTCGGCGAGGTTCAGGGCGAGGCTCCGGTGGGAGAGCCCGAGCGCCGACATCTACGCCCACGACCCGACCATTTCGATGCTCTGGTCGTACGACACGGCGTGggcggtcgcggcggcggcggaggccgccggTGTCTCCAGCCCGGCGTTCCAGTCACCGCATAGGAGCACGGTGACGGACCTGGACCGGCTCGGCGTGTCGGCCACCGGAGCAGCGCTTCTCAAGGCGGTGCACGAGACGACGTTCCACGGGCTCGCAGGCAACTTCAAGCTCGTCGACGGGCAGCTGCAGCCCCCGGCCTATGAGGTCATCAACATCATCGGGAAAGGCGCGAGGTCGGTGGGGTTCTGGACGCCGGAGGCCGGGATCTCGCAGGCTCTCCACCCCAACGCCGCCAAAGGTCTGAAGCTTAGTACTGTTTGGCCTGGTGATGCGACGTCGCCGCCCAAAGGATGGGTCGTGTCGCCGAACGGACAGAAGCTTCGCGTCGCCGTGCCGGTGAAGCGAGGGTTCAAGCAGTTCGTCGACGTCGGCAATGAGTCGACCACCGGACACCAGGCAAACGTCACAGGCTACTGCATCGAGGTGTTCGACGCCGTCATGCGCAAGATGCCATATCCGGTGGGCTACGAGTACGTTCCGATCCCCAACAGCTCGGAATCGTACGACAAATTCGTGTCCCTGCTTCCAGAACAG AGAGCGGACATCATCGTCGGCGACGTGACGATCACGGCGAGCCGGATGGCGAAGGTGGACTTCAGCATGCCGTTCACGGACTCGGGGTGGtcgatggtggtggcggtgcgcGCGGAGACGAGCACGAGCATGTGGATCTTCCTGCAGCCGCTCACCACCAGCCTCTGGCTCGCCAGCTTCGCTTTCTTCTGCTTCACCGGCTTCGTCGTCTGGGCTATCGAGCACCGGATCAACCCCGAGTTCCGAGGCACGCCATGGCAGCAGTTCGGCCTCATCTTCtacttctccttctccaccctCGTCTTCGCGCACA AGGAGAAGCTGGAGAGCAACCTGTCCAGGTTCGTGGTGATCATATGGGTTTTCGTCGTCCTGATCCTGACGTCGAGCTACACGGCGAGCCTGACGTCGATGCTGACGATCCAGAAGCTCCAGCCGACGGTGACCGACGTCAGGGAGCTCCAGCGGAGCGGCTATCACATTGGGCACCAGGAGGGTACCTTCATCGTGGCCTCTCTCCAAAAGCTCGGCTTCGACAAGGCCAGGATGAAGAGCTACAGCACCGCGGAGGAGTACGCCGACGCGCTGTCCAGGGGCCCGGCcaacggcggcgtcgccgccgtgttcgacgagatcccctacctgaaGCTCTTCCTGTCCCAGTACTGCGACGGCTACGCCATGGTCGGCCCGGTCTACAAGACCGACGGCTTCGGGTTCGTGTTCCCGCTGGGGAGCCCGCTGACGCCGGACGTGTCGCGGGTGGTGCTGACGctggcggagggggaggagatggCGCAGATCGAGAAAAAGTGGTTCGGCGAGCCCGGCGCGTGCCCGAGCCagggcagcggcgccgccgccgtcggctcgTCGAACCTCAGCTTCCGGAGCTTCGGCGGGCTGTTCCTCATCACCGGCGTGGTGTCCGGCCTCACGCTCCTCATCTACCTCGCCACCTTCGTCTACCACGAGCGCGGCGAGGTCcgggcggcggaggacgagggATCCGGGAGCTCGTCGGTGCGGCGGCTCCGCGCGTGGCTGCGCCACTTCGACCAGAAGGACCTCAAGTGCCCCACGTTCAAGACGTGGAACGAGGTGTCCGTCCGGGACGGAAGCCAGATGCAGAGATGGGTCGATGACACCGTGCGgaacggccgcggcggcgccgacagcgcggtgccggcggcgggcgaggaggaAGCCATCGGCATGAGCCCCTTCAGCATCTCCGCCGCCTCGGAGATGATCAACGccggctcgtcgccggcgtcggagcTCGGGACCTCGTTCGAGCAGAGGATGCAGGAGGCGCCACACTCTGCGGAGATGACACACTCTGTGGAGATGATGCCTAGATCAACGGCCTCGTAA
- the LOC117840816 gene encoding diacylglycerol kinase 7: MEGAGEVSAAAGNGNGNGSARRPSTAPSARVSIWESVRACGVWGKEVDKAELRSQVVMPLHLRRAVAKAVTTKDEAAGVAAAAAEEEEEGEKEEGPTVAPVVVFVNSRSGGRHGPELKVRLHELITEEQVFDLSVVKPSDFVHYGLSCLERLADQGDNCAKAAREKMRIVVAGGDGTVGWMLGCLSDLYKMKREPVPPTGIIPLGTGNDLARSFGWGGSFPFGWRSAVKRYLSKAATGPICRLDSWQTVIQMPEGEIKELPYALKKVEPADRLEISQENGSELPEKASCYKGVFYNYLSIGMDAQVAYGFHHLRDEKPYLAQGPVANKLIYAGYSCTQGWFCTPCTASPQLRGLKNILRLYIKKVNCSEWEQVQMPSSVRSLVVLNLYNYGSGRHPWGDLKPEYLEKRGFVEAHSDDGLLEIFGLKEGWHASFVMAELIKAKHIAQAAAIKFEMRGGEWNRAYVQMDGEPWKQPLIQELSTILEINKVPYHSLMINGDQ; encoded by the exons ATGGAGGGAGCGGGGGAGgtgtcggccgccgccggcaacggCAACGGAAACGGCTCCGCGCGGAGGCCGTCGACGGCGCCGTCGGCGCGGGTGTCGATCTGGGAGTCGGTGCGCGCGTGCGGGGTATGGGggaaggaggtggacaaggccGAGCTCCGGAGCCAGGTCGTCATGCCGCTCCACCTGCGCCGCGCGGTCGCCAAGGCCGTCACGACCAAGGAcgaggccgccggcgtggcggcggcggcggcggaggaggaggaggagggggagaaggaggaggggcCTACGGTGGCGCCCGTGGTCGTGTTCGTGAACtcgcggagcggcgggcgccACGGGCCCGAGCTCAAGGTGCGGCTGCACGAGCTCATCACCGAGGAGCAG GTCTTCGATCTTTCTGTTGTGAAGCCTTCAGATTTTGTTCACTATGGCTTGAGTTGTTTGGAGAGGTTAGCTGATCAAGGTGATAACTGCGCGAAAGCCGCTCGTGAAAAAATGAGGATTGTG GTTGCTGGAGGTGATGGCACAGTTGGTTGGATGCTTGGTTGTCTGTCAGATCTTTATAAGATGAAAAGGGAACCGGTTCCACCCACAGGAATTATTCCACTCGGTACAGGAAATGATCTTGCTAGATCATTTGGATGG GGTGGCTCTTTTCCCTTTGGTTGGCGCTCAGCTGTAAAGCGTTATCTCAGCAAGGCTGCCACGGGTCCCATTTGCCGTCTTGACAG TTGGCAAACTGTAATTCAGATGCCAGAAGGAGAAATAAAGGAGTTGCCATATGCACTTAAGAAAGTGGAACCTGCAGATCGGCTGGAGATCAGCCAG GAGAACGGCAGTGAGTTACCCGAAAAGGCTTCTTGCTATAAAGGAGTATTCTACAACTACCTTAGCATTG GGATGGATGCTCAGGTCGCATATGGCTTCCACCATCTTCGTGATGAAAAGCCGTATCTTGCGCAAGGACCAGTTGCAAATAAG TTGATTTATGCTGGATATAGCTGCACTCAGGGGTGGTTCTGTACACCTTGTACTGCAAGTCCTCAGCTAAG GGGGCTTAAGAACATTTTGCGACTTTACATTAAAAAGGTCAATTGCTCTGAGTGGGAGCAAGTTCAAATGCCTTCAAG TGTTAGATCCCTAGTTGTCTTAAATTTATACAACTATGGCAGTGGAAGGCATCCATGGGGTGATCTTAAACCTGAATATCTTGAAAAG AGGGGTTTTGTAGAAGCTCATTCAGATGATGGCTTGCTTGAAATATTTGGACTGAAAGAAGGTTGGCATGCTTCATTTGTTATGGCTGAGCTTATAAAGGCAAAGCACATTGCCcag GCTGCGGCTATAAAGTTCGAAATGAGGGGAGGCGAGTGGAATCGAGCATATGTTCAAATGGATGGAGAGCCATGGAAACAACCACTTATTCAGGAACTGTCAACGATTCTGGAAATAAACAAAGTTCCGTATCACTCTCTCATGATCAATGGGgatcaatga